Below is a genomic region from Xylophilus sp. GW821-FHT01B05.
TTTGCAGAAGCAGCGCATTACCTGGGGCCGGGCATTGGAGGGCGGAGGCGATCTGCTGCTGTCGGCCTCCCGCTATCGCAGCGAGGGCTACATCTTCCCGACCGATCCGAACTCGGACGCGACGGGCAGGGCCGGGCAGCAGAGCAACCAGCGCTTGTTTGTCAAAGGCAGCTTCAACGGCTGGACGCTCACGTCGGCCGCCGTGCAGCGGCCCATCGACATCCCCAGCAGCCCAGGTCAACGGGCGACTGACACCAGCGGCTTCACCAGCCTGAAGCACGACGCGGACCTGAGCCCGCAGCTCAAGCTCTCCACCCACGCCTACCTGGGGCGCTACCTGTACAGCGCCAACCTGGATGACGCAGGGGGCATGGAGACGAGCGCCAGCCGCTGGTGGGGCGTGGACACCAAGCTGGTCAGCACCAGGCTGGACCGGCACACCCTGGTCATTGGGGGGGAGTTCCGCAACGATGCCCAGCAGTCCTACCAGTCCAGCAGCGCGGTCAATGGCGACTACAGCAATAGCGTTCAACGCAAGACCCTGAGCCTGTATGCCTACGACGACATCACGCTGTCATCCCAGACGCAGCTCAACCTGGGGCTGCGCCACGAGCGCCGCGACAACCATACCGGCTTCACCAGCCCCCGTGGTGCCCTGATATGGACGCCGCAGCCGGGCCGCAGCTTCAAGCTTTCGACGGGTGTTGCGTATCTCCAGCCCACGCCTGATGCCGAGTCCTACCTGCCAGACGCCTCCATCGAGCGCTTGCGGACCACCGAACTGGTGTGGGAGCAGCGCCTGGCCGCAGCCACCCGGCTGACCAGCTCCATCTACCGCTACCGGATAGACCGGCGTCCGTTCGCCATTCCCCTGACCGTCCGTGGCGCCGAGCTCGAGCTGGAGCACCAATGGGCCGAGGGTTCCCGCCTGCGCACCAGCTACGCCTGGCAGGACACGCGCCGCGAAGACGGCACCTGGCGCATCAACTCGCCGCACCACAACGCCAAGTTCAACTTCACCACGCCGCTGCTGGGCGAGCGGCTGCGGATTGGCACGGAGCTGCAGGTGCTGGGGCCGCGCCTGCGCTATGACGGCAAGGAGCTCCCTAGCGCGGTGGTGGCCAACCTGACCCTGACGTCTCAGGGCTGGTGGCCGAACTGGCGGGCCAGCCTGAGTGTGCGCAATGCGTTCAATCGCCGCTATGCAGATGTGAAATACCCCGGCAATGATTTGCAGACCTTCCCCAGGGACGGTCGCAACATCTGGCTGCAGATCAGCCGGGATTTCAAATGATGCGCCGCCTCATGTCATGGCTCATCCTTGCGTTCAGCCTGGGGCTGGGGGCGCAGGCCCAGACATTGCCGGCCGTACCTGAATACACCATGAAGGCGGCCTACCTGTACAACTTTGCGCTGCTGACCGCCTGGCCTGCGGCGTCATCCAGTGCGGCTGAGCCGTTCCGCCTGTGCCTGTATGGCCAGGACGAGTTTGGTCCGGCCCTCGATGTCCTGAACGGCAAGGACGTCAATGGCCAGACGGTGCGGGTGCTGCGCATCGATCGTGCCGAGGACGCCTTGCAATGCCGCCTGATCTTCATTGGCGAGACCGATGCCCGCCGCACCGCGCGGCTTGCCGCGGTACTGGGGCGTGCGCCGATCCTCACGGTCACCGACGCCGACGTGGCCCGCAGCATTGGCGCCGTGATCAGCCTGCGGCCGGAGGACCGCCGGCTGAGCTTTGAAGTCAATGCGAGCGCGGCCCGGCAGGCCAACCTTCAACTCAGCTCCAAGCTGCTGCGGCTGGCGGCGCGGGTCGTCTCGCCATGAGGCTGCGGCATTGGTTTCGCGACCAGTCCATACAGCGCAAGCTGAGCGGCATAACGGTCGTGGTGATCCTCGCGGCCTTGCTGCCCATCATCAGCATCACCTTGGGATATGAGTACCACGCCCTGCGCCAGGCAGCTCTGGAAGAGGTGCAGGTGCAGGCCGACATCATCCGGGACAACGCGGCAGCGGCCCTGGCTTTCCGGGACCTGGCCTCGGCGACCGAGGTACTGGACACCTTGCGTGCATCGCCCGATATTTCCCAGGCGGTCCTCTTCCTGCCCGACGGAAAGGTCTTTGCGCGCTACGCCCCCGGCGACCTTGCACCCCACGTCCGGTTTGACGGGGGAGCGGAAGATGGTGAAACCATTTCCTGGAGCAGCATCGTCGTGACGCGCAGCGTCCGCCTGAAGCACCAGGTGGTGGGTTGCCTGGTCATTGAAACCAGCCTGAGGTCGCTGCACAAGCGTGTGGGGCTCTATGCGATGGTCATTTTTCTCAGCATGCTGGCCGGGCTGGGCCTGGCCCTGCTGTTGGCGCGCAGCCTGATTGCCCGCATCACCGATCCGCTGTCCCGGCTGGTCGCGCTCACGCACCGGGTCGCGAGCCAGAAGGACTACACCCTGCGCGAAATGGTGGGCAGCCATGACGAGGTCGGCGAACTCTCGCAGGCCTTCAACAGCATGCTCTCGCACATCCATGAGCGAGACGAGCGCCTGAACCAGCTCGCCTATTACGACAACGTCACGGGCCTGGCCAACCGGCACTACTTCAAGGAGCGGGCCGAGCAGGCCGTGGGCAATGCGCTGCGCTATGGCAGCCGCTGCTGCCTGATGTTTGTCGATCTGGACCGCTTCAAGGCCGTCAACGACAACCTGGGGCACGACGCCGGGGACGAACTGCTGCACGCGGTGGCGCAGCGGCTGACCACCACCCTGCGCAACAACGATGTGGTGTGCCGTATCGGGGGCGATGAATTCGCCGTCGTTCTCGACAACGTCAAGAGCCTGGAAGACGTGGGCCGGCTGGCGCAGAAAATGGTCCAGGTGCTGGCGCAAACCTTTCTGCTGCGGGGGCGCGAGGTTTCCATCGGCGCCAGCATCGGCATCAGCGCTTGCCCCGACCACGCGAGCAGCATGGCGGAACTGCTGCGCTGCGCCGACATCGCCATGTACCAGGCCAAGCTCCAGGGCCGGGGGCAGTTCTGCATCTACAGCCCGGATTTCGAAGTGGGGACGCTACGCTTTTTTCCACCACCGGAAAACTGATTGCGAGACTGCCCAGCAGGGCGAGAATCCGGCCGCTCTATCTCTCAGCCCGCGCGCCGATACACCAGCAGCCGCCCCTTATAGGCCGCCACACCGCCCAGCGCCGCGCGGTCCAGCCGCTCTTCGTGCATGCCAAAACCCAGCGCTGCCATCTGGCGGTTGAAGGCGGCGCGGTTGCCGCGGTCGGGGTCGACGATCCAGACCTCTGCGGCCGACTCGGCGTGCAGGCTGATGAAGGCGGCCAGTTCGCCGCCGTCGTCGCGCTCGTACAGCACGTCGCTGCCTATCACCATGTCGTACAGCCCGGCCACGTCGGCAGACACATGCGCCGCGCCGTCCGCGCGACCGGGCCGCAGGGCCGCGCCCCAGTGGCCGTGGCGGTACTTCATGGGCGTGAGGTGGTTGAGCCGCAGGTTCTCCAGCAGGAAGCCGGCCGCCAGCGGGTGGCAGTCGCTGGCGGTGATGTCGACGCCGCGGCGGTGGCTGACCAGGCTGGCCAGCGCCAGGCCGCAGCCGATCTCCAGGATGCGTTCGCCGGCCAATAGCGGCCGCACCGCCATGCGCGCGGCCAACTGCGCGCCCGAAGGCCAGGGCAGGCCGAACAGGGGCCAACTGGCCGATGAGATGCCCAGGCGCTCGGCTTCGCCCTGCGGGTCAGAGAACTGCTCGCGGTCCAGCAGCGAGCGGATGAGCAGGTCCGGAGCACCCGCGATAGCGATGCACTCCTGCTTGGTGAGGTAGCCGGGCATCGGGTGGGGCGGGGCCCGCATGGCGGGCGCCAGGTTGGGACGGGGTGCCGAGTATGCGCCTTGTCCCCAGCCTGGATGGCAGCCACTCCCGCAAACAGATAAGCTCCGCAGCCTCCTATTTCTCTTTCCATTCGTGCACCACCATGACCATTGATCAGACCGCGCTGGACCAGATCTTCCACAACGCGCGCACCGCCAACGGCTTCCTGGACAAGCCGGTTCCGCAGGCCCTGCTGCAGCAGGCCTACGACCTGGCCAAGATGGCGCCAACCTCCATGAACACGCAGCCCACGCGCTACGTCTTCCTGGTGTCGCCAGAGTCGCGCCAGCGCCTGAAGCCCGCACTCTCGCCCGGCAACCTGGACAAGACCCTGGCCGCGCCGGTCACCGTGATCGTCGCCACCGACACGCGCTTCTACGAGAACATGCCCCAGGTCTGGCACGGCGAGGGCGCCAAGGAAATGTTCGAAGGCAATGCGCCCATGGCCAGTGCCACGGCCATTCGCAACGGCACGCTGGGCGGCGCCTATTTCATCCTGGCCGCGCGCGCCGTGGGCCTGGATTGCGGCCCGATGAGCGGCTTCGACATCG
It encodes:
- a CDS encoding YfiR family protein; this translates as MSWLILAFSLGLGAQAQTLPAVPEYTMKAAYLYNFALLTAWPAASSSAAEPFRLCLYGQDEFGPALDVLNGKDVNGQTVRVLRIDRAEDALQCRLIFIGETDARRTARLAAVLGRAPILTVTDADVARSIGAVISLRPEDRRLSFEVNASAARQANLQLSSKLLRLAARVVSP
- a CDS encoding TonB-dependent receptor; translation: MKTAALRRGPLAVLAALVSGACWLPAAAAQAEAVLDVTQRPFEELLGTEIVTAAKLARQVSDAASAVSIVTAQDIRAYGYRTLDDILGSMRGLYLSHDFRYSYLGGRGYGDPGDYAGRITLLIDGYAAPEGYFGQSFFGEDGFLDVELIERVEYIPGAGSSSYGGGAFLGVVNIITKKGADFGSTQVAFDFGSHHLQKQRITWGRALEGGGDLLLSASRYRSEGYIFPTDPNSDATGRAGQQSNQRLFVKGSFNGWTLTSAAVQRPIDIPSSPGQRATDTSGFTSLKHDADLSPQLKLSTHAYLGRYLYSANLDDAGGMETSASRWWGVDTKLVSTRLDRHTLVIGGEFRNDAQQSYQSSSAVNGDYSNSVQRKTLSLYAYDDITLSSQTQLNLGLRHERRDNHTGFTSPRGALIWTPQPGRSFKLSTGVAYLQPTPDAESYLPDASIERLRTTELVWEQRLAAATRLTSSIYRYRIDRRPFAIPLTVRGAELELEHQWAEGSRLRTSYAWQDTRREDGTWRINSPHHNAKFNFTTPLLGERLRIGTELQVLGPRLRYDGKELPSAVVANLTLTSQGWWPNWRASLSVRNAFNRRYADVKYPGNDLQTFPRDGRNIWLQISRDFK
- a CDS encoding SAM-dependent methyltransferase, whose amino-acid sequence is MPGYLTKQECIAIAGAPDLLIRSLLDREQFSDPQGEAERLGISSASWPLFGLPWPSGAQLAARMAVRPLLAGERILEIGCGLALASLVSHRRGVDITASDCHPLAAGFLLENLRLNHLTPMKYRHGHWGAALRPGRADGAAHVSADVAGLYDMVIGSDVLYERDDGGELAAFISLHAESAAEVWIVDPDRGNRAAFNRQMAALGFGMHEERLDRAALGGVAAYKGRLLVYRRAG
- a CDS encoding diguanylate cyclase, with protein sequence MRLRHWFRDQSIQRKLSGITVVVILAALLPIISITLGYEYHALRQAALEEVQVQADIIRDNAAAALAFRDLASATEVLDTLRASPDISQAVLFLPDGKVFARYAPGDLAPHVRFDGGAEDGETISWSSIVVTRSVRLKHQVVGCLVIETSLRSLHKRVGLYAMVIFLSMLAGLGLALLLARSLIARITDPLSRLVALTHRVASQKDYTLREMVGSHDEVGELSQAFNSMLSHIHERDERLNQLAYYDNVTGLANRHYFKERAEQAVGNALRYGSRCCLMFVDLDRFKAVNDNLGHDAGDELLHAVAQRLTTTLRNNDVVCRIGGDEFAVVLDNVKSLEDVGRLAQKMVQVLAQTFLLRGREVSIGASIGISACPDHASSMAELLRCADIAMYQAKLQGRGQFCIYSPDFEVGTLRFFPPPEN
- a CDS encoding malonic semialdehyde reductase, yielding MTIDQTALDQIFHNARTANGFLDKPVPQALLQQAYDLAKMAPTSMNTQPTRYVFLVSPESRQRLKPALSPGNLDKTLAAPVTVIVATDTRFYENMPQVWHGEGAKEMFEGNAPMASATAIRNGTLGGAYFILAARAVGLDCGPMSGFDIAKVNAEFFPDGRLQANFLINLGYADHSKEFKRNPRLSFEQAAQVL